CCTGCGCGCCGACGAGGACGCCGAGCGTCAGCGCGCAGGCGGCGTAGACGACGGTGACGTACGGGAACAGCGAGACGCGCTGCCGGATCGACCGCCCGGCGAGCACGTAGGCGGCGACGGTGATCGCCCCCAGCAGCGCGAGGGCGTTCCCGTACGGCGTCGCGTCGGAGACCGGCGCCTCGCCGGCACCGCCAAACGACATCGCGGCGGCGCCGACGACGGCGACCGCGATGCCCGCGGCGGTGGCGCGATCGAGCCGTTCGCCGAGCACGAGCGCGGCGCCCAGCGCCACGAAGACCGGCTGCGTCTGGACGATCGTGACGCTGGCCGCGACGCTCGTGTGGTTCAAGCTCTCGAACCACGCCGCGAAGTGGGCGGCGAGTGCGACGCCGGCGGCGGTCGCCGCAACGAGGTCGCGCCGCGAGAGCCGCCCGAACTCCTCGCGGGAGCGCACCAGCGCGACGGGGGCGACCATCGCCGTCGTGAACAGGACCCGGTAGAAGGCCACCACCGAACTCGGCGCCG
This portion of the Haloterrigena gelatinilytica genome encodes:
- a CDS encoding DMT family transporter; this encodes MNRSELEATPTVALAFAVFAASTSAVLVRWSAAPSSVVAFYRVLFTTAMVAPVALVRSREEFGRLSRRDLVAATAAGVALAAHFAAWFESLNHTSVAASVTIVQTQPVFVALGAALVLGERLDRATAAGIAVAVVGAAAMSFGGAGEAPVSDATPYGNALALLGAITVAAYVLAGRSIRQRVSLFPYVTVVYAACALTLGVLVGAQGHDYVAYPAREWLLFLGMAVGPGVFGHTVVNWTLKHLESVVVSVAWLGEPVGSTVLAVLLLAEVPDAVTIAGGAVVLAGIYLTTVGRDSRGATDRA